The following proteins are encoded in a genomic region of Hymenobacter siberiensis:
- a CDS encoding helix-turn-helix domain-containing protein, whose translation MAKVGREVDSYYVIKALQLYIEGVSYREIERLLGVSHVSVMNWVKKYGVKAPRQPDYHPTYKILNHKELAEFFQQPGNLKGAGMMVTELGDKFMVIRWERFRGS comes from the coding sequence GTGGCCAAGGTAGGCCGCGAGGTAGATAGCTACTACGTCATCAAGGCGTTGCAGCTCTACATCGAGGGCGTGAGCTACCGCGAGATTGAGCGCTTGCTGGGCGTGAGTCACGTGAGCGTGATGAACTGGGTGAAGAAATACGGCGTGAAAGCCCCGCGCCAGCCCGACTACCACCCGACCTATAAAATACTCAATCACAAGGAGCTGGCAGAGTTTTTTCAACAGCCCGGCAACCTGAAAGGTGCTGGTATGATGGTAACGGAGCTGGGCGACAAGTTTATGGTGATTCGTTGGGAACGGTTCCGGGGGAGCTGA
- a CDS encoding M28 family peptidase produces MKIILPTLLLLLLLLLLLLPGRSALAQVVVPRSVAVADTARLRQHLTYLTTTPQPRNYAHPAVLDSVAAYVADRLRAAGAREVGEQPYQVQGRAYRNVLGTFGPAAGPRLVIGAHYDVCGEQPGADDNGTGVAALLELARLLGQQANLPYRIELVAYTLEEPPFFRTAHMGSYVHAAALKAAGVPVRGMVALEMLGYYDDRRGSQQYPIGPLKLIYGSRGNYVTVAQKFGNGPFGRRFARRYRQVAGLPVKRFKAPAWLPGIDFSDHLNYWKFGYPAVLLTDTAFYRNQSYHQTTDTLARLDIRRLALAVDALLATVLAGS; encoded by the coding sequence ATGAAAATTATTCTGCCAACGCTGCTGCTGCTGCTGCTGCTGCTGCTGCTGCTGTTGCCGGGGCGGTCAGCGCTGGCCCAAGTGGTGGTGCCCCGCTCCGTAGCTGTCGCCGACACCGCCCGGCTGCGCCAGCACCTCACGTATCTCACCACCACGCCGCAGCCGCGCAACTACGCGCACCCGGCCGTGCTCGATTCGGTGGCTGCCTACGTGGCAGACCGGCTGCGGGCGGCCGGCGCGCGCGAAGTGGGGGAGCAGCCCTACCAGGTGCAGGGCCGTGCCTACCGCAACGTGCTGGGCACCTTCGGTCCGGCGGCTGGCCCGCGGCTGGTAATCGGGGCGCACTACGACGTGTGCGGCGAGCAGCCGGGGGCCGACGATAACGGCACCGGCGTGGCCGCCCTGCTGGAGCTGGCCCGCCTGCTGGGCCAGCAAGCCAATCTGCCGTACCGCATCGAGCTGGTAGCTTACACGCTGGAGGAGCCGCCGTTTTTCCGCACGGCCCACATGGGTAGCTACGTGCACGCTGCCGCCCTCAAGGCCGCCGGGGTGCCGGTGCGCGGCATGGTGGCGCTCGAAATGCTGGGCTACTACGACGACCGCCGGGGCTCGCAGCAGTACCCCATCGGGCCGCTGAAACTCATTTATGGCAGCCGGGGCAACTACGTAACGGTGGCCCAGAAATTCGGCAACGGGCCTTTTGGGCGGCGCTTTGCCCGGCGGTACCGGCAGGTGGCCGGGCTGCCCGTGAAACGCTTCAAGGCCCCGGCCTGGCTGCCGGGTATCGACTTTTCCGACCACCTCAACTACTGGAAGTTCGGTTACCCGGCGGTGTTGCTCACGGACACGGCTTTTTATCGCAACCAGAGCTACCACCAAACTACCGACACCCTGGCCCGGCTCGATATCCGCCGGCTGGCCCTGGCCGTGGATGCGCTGCTGGCAACGGTGTTGGCGGGGAGTTGA
- a CDS encoding response regulator transcription factor yields the protein MKTPHILIVDDEPNIVMSLEFLMRKNGFQVGIARNGTEALAAIDQTAYDLILLDIMMPDVDGLQVCRQLRQQPDRAGTKVIFLSAKSREADVQQGYEVGADLYIPKPFSTRQLMEKVRELLGVAT from the coding sequence ATGAAAACGCCCCACATTCTTATTGTCGATGATGAGCCCAACATTGTCATGTCGCTCGAATTTCTGATGCGCAAGAATGGCTTCCAGGTCGGCATTGCCCGCAACGGCACCGAAGCCCTGGCCGCCATCGACCAGACCGCCTACGACCTCATTCTGCTGGACATCATGATGCCCGATGTTGATGGCCTGCAGGTATGCCGCCAGCTGCGCCAGCAACCCGACCGCGCCGGTACCAAGGTCATTTTCCTCTCGGCCAAAAGCCGCGAGGCCGATGTGCAGCAGGGCTATGAAGTCGGGGCCGATTTATACATTCCCAAGCCGTTTAGCACCCGCCAGCTCATGGAGAAAGTGCGGGAGCTGCTGGGCGTGGCGACGTAA
- a CDS encoding AMP-binding protein — protein MKPACSYAATHAASLADPAGFWTAHAAHLHWDKKPTEPLSQDANGFYRWFKGGELNTSFLCLDWQVEQGRADQPALIFDSPVTHTQRTYTYAELLDLTARLAGGLRALGVEMGDRVLIYMPNMPEAVVAMLACARLGAVHSVVFGGFAPHELAVRIDDARPRVIICASGGMEFDRVIPYKPLVEEALAKATFQPDHVVVCQRDFGTAEMQPGRDIDYQELLRAAPVPAVSVPATHPLYILYTSGTTGRPKGVVRDHGGHAVALFFSMKTVYDLAPGEVIFSASDIGWAVGHSYIVYGPLLRGCTTVLFEGKPVRTPDAGTFWRIVAQYRVNAMFTAPTAIRAIKKEDPEGLLAKKYDLSSLRHLFLAGERCDPATYAWASHLLGVPVVDHWWQTESGWPMLATLAGLEEMPAPRAGSAGHPVPGYDVHILDEAGQSVPAGTTGLVAVKLPLPPGCFPTLWNDDARFREAYLSAYPGYYLSGDGGYRDDDGYTYIMGRVDDVINVAGHRLSTGEIEEILAAHPAVAECAVLGIADQLRGQVPVGLVVLKDGQTIGEEQLEKELVANVRAQIGALACFRAALVVKRLPKTRSGKILRKTMRQLADGEDFTLPATIDDPLILDEIRADLQRRGLGAAFEAKASA, from the coding sequence ATGAAACCAGCCTGCTCTTACGCCGCCACCCACGCCGCCAGTCTGGCCGACCCGGCCGGGTTCTGGACTGCCCATGCCGCCCACCTGCACTGGGATAAAAAGCCCACCGAGCCTCTCAGTCAGGATGCCAACGGCTTCTACCGCTGGTTCAAAGGCGGCGAGTTGAATACCAGCTTTCTCTGCCTCGACTGGCAGGTGGAGCAGGGCCGCGCCGACCAGCCGGCCCTGATTTTCGACTCGCCCGTGACCCATACCCAGCGTACCTACACCTATGCCGAGCTGCTGGACCTTACGGCCCGCCTGGCCGGCGGCCTGCGCGCGCTGGGCGTGGAAATGGGCGACCGCGTCCTCATCTACATGCCCAATATGCCTGAGGCCGTGGTGGCCATGCTGGCCTGCGCCCGCCTTGGGGCCGTGCATTCGGTGGTGTTTGGAGGGTTCGCGCCGCACGAGCTGGCAGTCCGAATCGATGATGCCCGGCCCCGCGTTATCATCTGCGCCTCGGGCGGCATGGAGTTCGACCGCGTGATTCCCTACAAGCCGCTGGTGGAGGAAGCCCTGGCCAAAGCCACCTTCCAGCCAGACCATGTCGTGGTGTGTCAGCGCGATTTCGGGACCGCCGAAATGCAGCCCGGCCGCGACATCGACTACCAGGAATTACTGCGCGCCGCCCCCGTTCCCGCCGTGTCCGTGCCCGCCACGCACCCGCTCTACATCCTGTATACCAGCGGCACTACCGGCCGGCCCAAGGGCGTGGTGCGCGACCACGGCGGCCACGCCGTGGCCCTGTTCTTCAGTATGAAAACCGTGTATGACCTCGCGCCCGGCGAGGTCATCTTCTCCGCTTCTGATATTGGCTGGGCCGTGGGGCATTCCTACATCGTGTACGGGCCGCTGCTGCGGGGCTGTACCACCGTGCTCTTCGAAGGCAAGCCCGTACGCACGCCCGATGCCGGCACCTTCTGGCGCATCGTAGCGCAATACCGCGTCAACGCGATGTTCACGGCGCCCACCGCCATCCGGGCCATCAAGAAGGAAGACCCGGAGGGGCTGCTGGCCAAAAAGTACGACCTGAGCAGCCTGCGCCACCTGTTCCTGGCCGGCGAGCGCTGCGACCCCGCCACCTACGCCTGGGCCAGCCACCTGCTGGGCGTGCCGGTAGTCGACCATTGGTGGCAAACCGAAAGTGGCTGGCCCATGCTGGCCACCCTGGCCGGGCTGGAAGAAATGCCCGCCCCCCGCGCCGGTAGCGCCGGCCACCCCGTGCCCGGCTATGATGTGCATATTCTGGATGAGGCCGGCCAGTCCGTGCCCGCCGGCACCACCGGCCTGGTGGCCGTGAAGCTGCCGCTGCCCCCCGGCTGCTTCCCCACGCTCTGGAACGACGATGCCCGCTTCCGCGAAGCCTACCTCAGTGCCTACCCCGGCTACTACCTCAGCGGCGACGGTGGCTACCGCGACGATGATGGCTACACCTACATCATGGGCCGCGTCGATGACGTTATCAACGTGGCCGGCCACCGCCTCAGCACCGGCGAGATTGAGGAAATCCTGGCCGCCCATCCGGCCGTGGCCGAATGCGCCGTATTGGGCATCGCCGACCAGCTGCGTGGCCAGGTGCCCGTGGGCCTGGTAGTGCTGAAAGACGGCCAGACGATAGGAGAGGAGCAGCTCGAAAAAGAATTGGTGGCCAACGTGCGCGCCCAAATCGGGGCGCTGGCCTGCTTCCGCGCCGCGCTGGTGGTGAAGCGCCTGCCCAAAACCCGCTCCGGCAAAATTCTCCGCAAAACCATGCGCCAACTCGCCGATGGCGAAGACTTCACCCTGCCCGCCACCATTGACGACCCCCTGATTCTGGACGAAATCCGCGCCGACCTGCAGCGGCGCGGCCTGGGGGCGGCTTTCGAGGCCAAAGCTTCCGCGTAG
- the tnpA gene encoding IS200/IS605 family transposase yields the protein MPYTAIWIHAVWATHQRHPWFTAAIRTALFQHMREQANRQNIRLTDVNGFADHVHILFALAPDQTLAKVIQLLKGESSHWLNQ from the coding sequence ATGCCTTACACCGCTATCTGGATTCATGCGGTTTGGGCCACCCATCAGCGTCATCCCTGGTTTACTGCTGCCATTCGCACTGCCTTGTTTCAGCATATGCGCGAGCAGGCTAACCGCCAGAATATTCGCCTTACCGATGTGAATGGCTTCGCCGACCACGTCCACATCCTCTTCGCCCTCGCTCCCGACCAAACCCTGGCTAAAGTCATTCAATTGCTCAAGGGAGAGTCCAGCCATTGGCTAAATCAGTAG
- the acs gene encoding acetate--CoA ligase: MSAIRIRTLEEYHADYQQSVADPDAFWAAAAEPFTWRKKWDTVRSGEFSPAGESRWFDGATLNLTENCLDRHLEQRANKLAIIFEPNDPKTRHLRLTYRELHGQVCQFANVLKKNGVQKGDRVVLYMPMIPSLAIAVLACARIGAVHGVIFAGFSATAIADRINDSQAGFVLTADALERGPKQIPVKSMVDEALEFCPSVRRVIVVEHTGWPVQLKEGRDVWYHDEVKDVSKDCPAEEMAAEDPLFILYTSGSTGKPKGVVHSQAGYMVWADYTFRNVFQVEENDVYWCTADIGWVTGHTYGLYGPLLAGSTTLLFEGVPTFPSAGRFWEVIDKHHVTIFYTAPTAIRSLMATPIDNVLSYSLSSLRILGSVGEPINEEAWHWYHQHVGKGRCPIVDTWWQTETGGIMISAMAGITPSVPARAGLPLPGVQPVLLNQDGTEIEGNDQEGYLAIKGSWPGVIRTTWGDHERARQTYFTPYPGYYFTGDGARRDENGLYRIIGRVDDVINVSGHRFGTAEIENAINQSDYVVESAVVGYPHDVKGQGIYAYVICKNGVPTTDLDLQMTEASIIEAVVAEIGRIAKPDKIQIVSGLPKTRSGKIMRRILRKVAEGETSNLGDITTLLDPLVVEEILAGKK; the protein is encoded by the coding sequence ATGTCTGCAATCCGAATCCGTACCCTCGAGGAATACCACGCCGACTACCAGCAGTCCGTGGCCGACCCCGATGCCTTCTGGGCCGCCGCTGCGGAGCCCTTCACCTGGCGCAAAAAGTGGGATACCGTGCGCAGCGGCGAGTTTTCGCCCGCCGGCGAAAGCCGTTGGTTTGATGGGGCCACCCTCAACCTCACCGAAAACTGCCTCGACCGCCACCTGGAGCAGCGCGCCAACAAGCTCGCCATCATCTTCGAGCCCAACGACCCCAAAACCCGCCACCTGCGCCTCACTTACCGCGAGCTGCACGGGCAGGTGTGCCAGTTTGCCAACGTATTGAAGAAAAACGGCGTGCAGAAGGGCGACCGCGTGGTGCTCTACATGCCCATGATTCCGAGCCTGGCCATTGCCGTGCTGGCCTGCGCCCGCATCGGGGCGGTGCACGGCGTCATTTTCGCCGGTTTCTCAGCCACCGCCATCGCCGACCGCATCAACGATTCCCAGGCGGGCTTCGTCCTCACCGCCGATGCCCTGGAGCGCGGGCCCAAGCAAATTCCTGTCAAGAGCATGGTCGATGAGGCCCTGGAGTTCTGCCCCAGCGTGCGCCGCGTTATCGTGGTAGAGCACACCGGCTGGCCCGTGCAGCTGAAGGAAGGCCGCGACGTGTGGTACCACGACGAGGTGAAGGATGTGTCCAAGGACTGCCCCGCCGAGGAAATGGCCGCCGAAGACCCCCTCTTCATCCTCTACACCAGCGGCAGCACCGGCAAGCCCAAGGGTGTGGTGCACAGCCAGGCCGGCTACATGGTCTGGGCCGATTACACCTTCCGCAACGTGTTTCAGGTGGAGGAAAACGACGTGTACTGGTGCACGGCCGACATCGGCTGGGTCACGGGCCACACCTATGGCCTCTATGGTCCGCTGCTGGCCGGCAGCACCACGCTGCTGTTTGAGGGCGTACCCACGTTCCCGTCGGCGGGCCGCTTCTGGGAGGTGATTGATAAGCACCACGTTACCATTTTCTACACCGCGCCCACGGCCATCCGCAGCCTCATGGCCACGCCGATTGATAACGTGCTGTCGTACTCGCTCAGCAGCCTGCGCATCCTCGGCTCGGTGGGCGAGCCCATCAACGAAGAGGCCTGGCACTGGTACCACCAGCACGTCGGCAAAGGCCGCTGCCCCATCGTGGACACCTGGTGGCAGACCGAAACCGGCGGCATCATGATTTCGGCCATGGCCGGCATCACGCCCTCGGTGCCCGCCCGCGCCGGCCTGCCGCTGCCCGGCGTGCAGCCCGTGCTCCTGAACCAGGACGGCACCGAAATCGAAGGCAACGACCAGGAAGGCTACCTCGCCATCAAAGGCAGTTGGCCGGGCGTCATCCGCACCACCTGGGGCGACCACGAGCGTGCCCGCCAAACGTATTTCACGCCCTATCCGGGCTATTACTTCACCGGCGACGGCGCCCGGCGCGACGAAAACGGCCTCTACCGCATCATCGGCCGCGTCGATGACGTCATCAACGTTTCGGGCCACCGCTTTGGCACCGCCGAAATCGAAAACGCCATCAACCAGAGCGACTACGTAGTGGAAAGCGCCGTGGTGGGCTACCCGCACGACGTGAAAGGCCAGGGCATCTATGCCTACGTCATCTGTAAAAACGGCGTCCCCACCACCGACCTCGACCTGCAAATGACCGAAGCCAGCATCATCGAAGCCGTGGTGGCCGAAATCGGCCGTATTGCCAAGCCCGATAAGATTCAAATCGTATCGGGCCTGCCCAAAACCCGCTCCGGCAAAATTATGCGCCGCATCCTGCGCAAAGTGGCCGAAGGTGAAACCAGCAACCTCGGCGATATAACCACGCTGCTCGACCCGCTGGTGGTGGAGGAGATTCTGGCGGGGAAGAAATAA
- a CDS encoding MFS transporter, which translates to MADNEVAHDNNTTSTSVIWKVITASSVGTVIEWYDFYIFGSLAAIIGPVLFGSKGKIEDTLLGALAVFGAGFVVRPFGAMFFGRLGDMIGRKYTFLVTLLIMGGATFITGLVPSYDKIGLAAPAIVVVLRLLQGLALGGEYGGAATYVAEYAPDAKRGYFTSFIQITATGGLILSISVILITRKLLGEDAFKEWGWRIPFLLSGFLLVASYYIRRQLHESPLFAKAKATGTTSKSPLRDSFMNPVNRRLVLIALFGVTMGQGVIFYTSQFQAFTFMNATLKLDIVNSSIIMVVAMLLGTPLFVYFGSLSDRIGRKRIIMTGMICGALFTVPLFYGLKAFAGPLTEITPATVDAAGKAVPAVMKALTPNIPAMIAMVFFLVTFVTMVYGPIAAYLVELFPTSVRYTSLSVPYHIGNGVFGGFVPLIATAIGVWAAAQPAGTFAKEHSSLLGLVYPVTIALICFIIGMALMKDVRNVKLIDEQQPAA; encoded by the coding sequence ATGGCTGACAATGAAGTTGCGCACGACAACAACACCACCTCCACCAGCGTCATCTGGAAGGTTATCACCGCCTCGTCGGTGGGCACGGTCATCGAGTGGTACGACTTCTACATTTTTGGCTCATTGGCAGCCATTATCGGGCCGGTATTGTTTGGCTCGAAGGGCAAGATTGAGGACACGCTGCTCGGGGCACTGGCCGTATTTGGGGCCGGTTTTGTGGTGCGGCCGTTCGGGGCCATGTTCTTTGGCCGGCTCGGCGACATGATTGGTCGCAAGTACACCTTCCTCGTTACGCTGCTGATTATGGGCGGGGCCACGTTCATCACCGGCCTAGTGCCGAGCTACGACAAAATCGGGCTCGCGGCCCCGGCCATTGTGGTGGTGCTGCGCCTGTTGCAGGGCCTGGCCCTGGGCGGCGAATACGGCGGTGCTGCGACCTACGTGGCCGAGTATGCACCCGATGCCAAGCGGGGGTATTTCACTAGTTTCATCCAGATAACGGCCACTGGCGGCCTCATCCTCAGCATTTCGGTTATTCTGATTACGCGCAAGCTGCTGGGTGAGGATGCGTTCAAGGAGTGGGGCTGGCGCATTCCGTTCCTGCTCTCGGGCTTCCTGCTGGTTGCTTCGTACTACATCCGCCGCCAGCTGCACGAGTCGCCGCTGTTTGCCAAGGCCAAGGCCACCGGCACCACCAGCAAAAGCCCCCTGCGCGACTCGTTCATGAACCCGGTGAACCGCCGCCTCGTCCTCATTGCGTTGTTTGGTGTGACCATGGGCCAGGGCGTAATTTTCTACACCAGTCAGTTTCAGGCCTTCACGTTCATGAATGCCACTCTTAAGCTCGACATCGTGAACTCCAGCATCATCATGGTGGTGGCCATGCTGCTGGGCACGCCGCTGTTCGTGTACTTCGGCTCGCTGTCTGACCGCATTGGCCGCAAGCGTATTATTATGACCGGCATGATTTGCGGGGCCCTGTTCACCGTTCCGCTTTTTTATGGCCTGAAGGCGTTTGCCGGCCCCCTCACGGAAATCACGCCCGCCACGGTAGATGCCGCCGGCAAAGCCGTGCCCGCCGTGATGAAGGCCCTCACGCCCAACATCCCGGCCATGATTGCGATGGTGTTCTTCCTCGTCACGTTCGTGACGATGGTGTACGGCCCCATTGCGGCTTATCTGGTTGAGCTGTTCCCTACCAGCGTGCGCTACACCTCGCTGTCGGTACCGTATCACATTGGCAACGGCGTGTTTGGGGGCTTTGTGCCGCTCATTGCCACGGCCATTGGTGTGTGGGCCGCCGCCCAGCCGGCCGGCACCTTCGCCAAAGAGCATAGCAGTCTATTAGGCCTGGTTTACCCGGTTACCATTGCCCTCATCTGTTTCATCATTGGTATGGCCCTGATGAAGGACGTGCGCAACGTGAAGCTGATTGACGAGCAGCAGCCCGCCGCTTAA
- a CDS encoding ATP-binding protein, whose protein sequence is MSKLLVIGFSFGYLVLLFGVAYAAERRSAARKSLVSNPYVYALSMAVYCTAWTYYGSVGRAAHNGLEFVGIYLGPTLLAPVWWLVLRKIIRVSRQQRLTSIADFISARYGKNAALGALVTAVCVLGIVPYIALQIKAIAASFVTLTGSGAGVGGPADTTALYTTSALAVFTILFGVRSVEATERHEGIVLAVAVESVLKLVAFLVLGAFVTFGLFHGFTDVFDQAAAVPALRQLFTLRGSGTGGAEWFTLLVLSMSAILLLPRQFQVAVVENVDENHLRKAMWLFPLYLIIINLFVLPVAFGGMLKLGHTGIDADTYVLALPLAAGHSWLALLTYLGGLSAASSMIIVETIALSVMMSNHLLMPLLVRVSSVRPEGQTRWFAYLGRVALESRRLAVVLVLLLAYGYYAAVGKTLPLVNTGLVSFAAVAQFVPAVLGGLYWKGGSRRGATVGLLAGFAVWFFTLVLPMLVGPGRLPESILTEGLGGISGLRPFSLFGLDGLDYLSHGLFWSWFFNIGLYVGLSLAWPPTALELRQADVFVDVFTRRSLAEEVAGWQGRTPFPDVRALLLGFLGKKRTNQALLTFATRFPDAMPPSPSEELTTSPLYHLTTADPRLLTYAEKLLAGSLGPASARMLVASVAGAEQISYDSVVGILKESQQLLEANRQLQRLTDELRAAYDQLQALDNRKDEFLYTVTHELRTPLTSIRALAEILADNPDLEEEERLRFQLTIGREAERLTRLISLVLDLEKFESGQATLDRAPIAVNELVAEALDAVGQLLRDKHIALHVDVPADLILHADRDRLMQVLVNLLSNAIKACRPEGQGRIAVLAWPTADVLLLCVEDNGRGISPAAQHLIFDKFYQAQHQTTRKPEGTGLGLAITRKIVELHHGRIWVESSLEQGARFFIELPLAGSSPEETEYDPKRHAERSEA, encoded by the coding sequence ATGTCCAAGCTGCTCGTCATCGGCTTTTCCTTCGGCTACCTGGTCCTGCTTTTCGGTGTGGCCTACGCCGCCGAGCGCCGTTCGGCCGCCCGGAAAAGCCTGGTGAGCAATCCCTACGTGTACGCCCTGAGCATGGCCGTATACTGCACGGCCTGGACGTACTACGGCTCGGTGGGCCGGGCCGCGCACAACGGGCTGGAGTTTGTGGGCATCTACCTGGGGCCCACGCTGCTTGCCCCGGTGTGGTGGCTGGTGCTGCGCAAGATTATCCGCGTGAGCCGGCAGCAGCGGCTCACCTCTATTGCCGATTTTATTTCGGCCCGCTATGGTAAGAACGCGGCGCTGGGCGCGCTGGTTACGGCGGTGTGCGTGCTGGGCATTGTGCCCTACATCGCCCTGCAAATCAAAGCAATTGCGGCTTCGTTCGTAACCCTTACCGGGAGCGGCGCGGGCGTGGGCGGCCCGGCCGATACCACGGCTCTCTACACCACGAGCGCGCTGGCGGTGTTCACCATCCTGTTCGGGGTGCGTTCGGTAGAGGCTACCGAGCGGCACGAGGGCATTGTGCTGGCCGTGGCCGTGGAGAGCGTGCTCAAGCTGGTGGCGTTTCTGGTGCTGGGGGCTTTCGTCACGTTTGGGCTGTTTCACGGATTCACCGACGTATTCGACCAGGCGGCGGCCGTGCCGGCCCTGCGGCAGCTGTTCACGCTGCGCGGCTCGGGCACGGGCGGGGCCGAGTGGTTCACGCTGCTCGTGCTCAGCATGTCGGCCATTCTGCTGCTGCCCCGGCAGTTTCAGGTGGCGGTGGTGGAGAATGTGGATGAAAACCACCTGCGCAAGGCCATGTGGCTGTTTCCGCTCTACCTCATCATCATCAACCTGTTTGTGCTGCCGGTGGCCTTTGGTGGCATGCTGAAGCTGGGCCACACGGGCATCGATGCCGATACCTACGTGCTGGCCCTGCCGCTGGCGGCGGGCCATTCGTGGCTGGCGCTGCTCACGTACCTGGGGGGCTTGTCGGCGGCTAGCAGCATGATTATCGTCGAAACCATTGCCCTGAGCGTGATGATGAGCAACCACCTGCTCATGCCGCTGCTGGTGCGTGTGTCCTCGGTCCGGCCCGAAGGCCAGACGCGTTGGTTTGCCTACCTGGGCCGCGTGGCCCTCGAAAGCCGCCGCCTGGCCGTGGTGCTGGTGCTGCTGCTGGCCTACGGCTACTACGCCGCGGTGGGCAAAACCCTGCCGCTGGTGAATACCGGTCTGGTGTCGTTCGCGGCAGTGGCGCAGTTTGTGCCCGCCGTGCTGGGCGGGCTGTACTGGAAGGGCGGCTCGCGGCGCGGGGCCACGGTGGGGCTGTTGGCGGGGTTTGCGGTGTGGTTTTTCACGCTGGTGCTGCCCATGCTGGTAGGGCCGGGGCGGCTGCCCGAGTCCATTCTGACCGAGGGCCTGGGCGGAATCAGCGGCTTGCGGCCGTTTTCACTCTTTGGGCTCGATGGGCTCGATTACCTCTCGCACGGGCTGTTCTGGAGCTGGTTTTTCAACATCGGCCTCTACGTGGGCCTCTCGCTGGCCTGGCCGCCCACGGCGCTGGAGCTGCGGCAGGCCGACGTGTTTGTGGACGTATTCACGCGCCGCAGCCTGGCCGAGGAAGTGGCCGGCTGGCAGGGCCGCACCCCGTTCCCCGACGTGCGCGCCCTATTGCTGGGCTTCCTCGGGAAGAAGCGCACCAACCAGGCCCTGCTCACCTTCGCCACCCGCTTCCCCGACGCGATGCCGCCTTCACCTTCGGAGGAACTCACCACTTCACCACTTTACCACCTCACCACTGCCGACCCGCGCCTGCTCACCTACGCCGAGAAGCTGCTGGCCGGCAGCCTCGGCCCGGCCAGCGCCCGCATGCTGGTGGCCTCGGTGGCCGGGGCCGAGCAAATTAGCTACGACAGCGTGGTGGGCATTCTCAAGGAAAGCCAGCAACTACTCGAAGCCAACCGCCAGCTCCAGCGCCTCACCGACGAGCTGCGCGCCGCCTACGACCAGCTTCAGGCCCTCGACAACCGCAAGGACGAATTCCTTTATACCGTGACGCACGAGCTGCGCACGCCGCTCACCAGCATCCGTGCCCTGGCCGAAATCCTGGCCGACAACCCCGATTTGGAAGAGGAAGAGCGCCTGCGCTTTCAACTCACCATCGGCCGCGAGGCCGAGCGCCTCACCCGGCTCATTTCCCTGGTGCTCGATTTGGAGAAGTTCGAATCCGGCCAGGCCACCCTGGACCGTGCCCCAATAGCGGTGAATGAGCTGGTGGCCGAAGCCCTCGACGCCGTGGGCCAGCTGCTGCGCGACAAGCACATTGCCCTGCATGTCGACGTGCCTGCCGACCTAATCCTCCATGCCGACCGCGACCGCCTCATGCAGGTCCTCGTCAACCTGCTTTCCAACGCCATCAAAGCCTGCCGGCCCGAGGGCCAGGGCCGCATCGCGGTACTGGCCTGGCCCACCGCCGATGTGCTCCTGCTTTGCGTGGAAGACAACGGCCGGGGCATCTCGCCCGCCGCCCAGCACCTCATCTTCGACAAGTTTTACCAGGCCCAGCACCAGACCACCCGCAAGCCCGAAGGCACCGGCCTGGGCCTGGCCATCACCCGCAAAATCGTAGAGCTGCACCACGGCCGCATCTGGGTCGAAAGCAGCCTGGAGCAGGGGGCCCGCTTCTTCATCGAGCTGCCGCTGGCGGGAAGCAGTCCGGAAGAAACGGAGTACGACCCGAAACGTCATGCAGAGCGTAGCGAAGCATGA